A single genomic interval of Staphylococcus hyicus harbors:
- a CDS encoding amino acid ABC transporter ATP-binding protein yields the protein MIKIEKLYKSFGKQDVLKGIDLNINKGEVVAIIGPSGSGKSTLLRCMNLLETPSQGRIIFENKDLTDKGTKIDMLRQDMGMVFQNFNLFPHKKVIDNIILAPSLLKKGTKSNLNTQALHLLDRVGLKERANAYPSQLSGGQKQRVAIARALAMNPKVMLFDEPTSALDPEVVGEVLNVMKSLAKEGMTMVVVTHEMDFARNVSDRVIFMADGVVIEEGPPEAIFQKPQHERTQNFLKRVM from the coding sequence GTGATTAAAATAGAAAAACTATACAAATCTTTTGGTAAACAAGATGTTTTAAAGGGCATAGACTTAAATATAAATAAAGGTGAAGTTGTAGCCATTATTGGTCCATCAGGTAGTGGGAAAAGTACGCTATTACGTTGCATGAATCTTTTAGAAACACCTTCCCAAGGACGTATTATCTTTGAAAATAAAGATTTGACAGATAAAGGGACTAAAATTGATATGTTACGTCAAGACATGGGGATGGTATTTCAAAATTTCAATTTATTTCCACACAAAAAAGTAATTGATAATATTATTTTAGCTCCTAGTCTTCTTAAAAAGGGAACGAAATCGAATTTAAATACGCAGGCTTTACATTTATTAGATAGAGTAGGCCTTAAGGAGAGGGCAAATGCTTATCCGAGTCAGTTGTCTGGTGGACAAAAGCAACGGGTAGCAATTGCACGTGCATTAGCAATGAATCCTAAAGTTATGCTTTTTGATGAACCTACATCAGCTTTAGACCCTGAAGTTGTAGGAGAAGTATTAAATGTAATGAAATCATTAGCAAAAGAAGGGATGACAATGGTTGTGGTAACGCATGAAATGGATTTTGCAAGAAATGTCAGTGATCGCGTTATTTTTATGGCTGATGGTGTGGTAATAGAAGAAGGTCCACCTGAAGCAATTTTTCAAAAGCCACAACATGAGCGTACACAAAATTTCTTAAAACGTGTAATGTAA
- a CDS encoding ABC transporter substrate-binding protein/permease, with protein MKYLGKCITVVIIIMVLFATMLIPESQASQNDQWNKIKARGELRVGLSADYAPMEFERTVNGQREYAGIDIELAKKIADDNGVKLKIVNMQFDSLLGALKTGKIDLIISGMTPTDERKQEVDFSNSYMVVDQKVIIRKKDQKKYQTLDDLKGKRIGAQKQTTQEELARSEIQDAEVQSLTRVPEVILSLKSNKLDAIVLDSAVGTAYLKQNDDLTFSKASFADSKRETAIAVPKNSPELLNKVNRTIKEVDEKNLISQFEDKAADAMKDEGNFFTKYGNFFVTGLTNTILISLIGVVFGAVFGALFALMKIGSIKPLKWFASAYIEFIRGTPLLVQVFLVYFGTTAVLGLDISAFICGAIALVINCSAYIAEIIRAGINAVDKGQMEASRSLGLNYAQTMKSVIMPQAIKNILPALGNEFVTVIKESSIISVIGVSEIMFNAQVVQGASFDPFTPLLVAAILYFILTFTLSRLMNVFEGRLKVSD; from the coding sequence ATGAAATACTTAGGGAAGTGCATCACTGTTGTCATTATCATCATGGTGTTATTCGCAACGATGTTGATTCCAGAATCACAAGCATCGCAAAATGATCAATGGAATAAAATTAAAGCGAGAGGGGAATTGCGTGTTGGTTTGTCAGCTGATTACGCGCCCATGGAGTTTGAAAGAACAGTGAATGGTCAACGTGAATATGCCGGTATTGATATAGAACTAGCTAAGAAAATTGCGGATGATAATGGGGTAAAACTAAAAATAGTGAATATGCAATTTGATAGTCTCCTAGGGGCGCTTAAGACTGGAAAAATTGATCTCATTATTTCTGGTATGACGCCAACAGATGAACGTAAACAAGAAGTGGATTTTTCTAATTCTTATATGGTTGTTGATCAAAAAGTAATTATACGGAAAAAAGATCAAAAGAAATATCAAACGTTAGATGATTTAAAAGGAAAACGAATTGGAGCACAAAAACAGACTACACAAGAAGAGCTAGCACGTTCTGAAATTCAAGATGCGGAGGTACAATCGCTCACACGTGTTCCAGAAGTTATATTGTCTCTTAAAAGTAATAAATTGGATGCTATTGTGCTAGATAGTGCTGTAGGGACTGCTTATTTAAAACAAAATGATGACTTAACTTTTTCTAAAGCCTCTTTTGCTGATTCTAAGAGGGAAACTGCGATTGCAGTACCTAAAAATTCACCTGAGTTATTAAATAAGGTGAATCGCACGATTAAAGAAGTGGACGAAAAGAATTTAATTTCTCAATTTGAAGACAAAGCTGCAGACGCTATGAAAGATGAAGGGAACTTTTTTACAAAATATGGAAACTTTTTTGTTACAGGTTTAACAAATACGATTTTAATTTCATTGATCGGTGTAGTATTCGGGGCAGTTTTTGGTGCATTATTTGCATTAATGAAAATTGGTTCTATTAAACCGTTAAAATGGTTTGCTTCAGCGTATATTGAATTTATTAGAGGAACACCATTATTAGTTCAAGTCTTTCTTGTATATTTTGGTACAACTGCTGTTTTAGGCTTAGACATTTCTGCCTTTATATGTGGGGCAATCGCATTAGTCATTAATTGCTCAGCATACATTGCTGAAATTATCCGTGCTGGTATTAATGCAGTCGATAAAGGTCAGATGGAAGCATCACGTAGTTTAGGTTTAAATTATGCTCAAACGATGAAGAGTGTCATTATGCCTCAAGCAATTAAAAATATTTTGCCTGCATTAGGTAATGAATTCGTAACAGTAATTAAGGAATCTTCCATAATCTCAGTCATTGGTGTTAGTGAAATTATGTTTAATGCACAAGTTGTGCAAGGAGCTTCTTTTGATCCATTTACGCCATTATTAGTAGCGGCAATTTTATATTTCATTTTAACATTTACTTTGTCTAGACTTATGAATGTATTTGAAGGGAGATTGAAAGTTAGTGATTAA
- the nagA gene encoding N-acetylglucosamine-6-phosphate deacetylase, which translates to MVEYIIQGGKIYTEDGVIENGYIKVKDHLIVSIGHEPYEGNLEVINVSGSHILPGFIDVHIHGGYGQDAMDANEEGLKHLSKNLLTEGTTSYLATTMTQSNDAIIDALHTIAHYQQHQTAQEAEILGVHLEGPFISENKVGAQNPKYVQRPTIAQIESFQEAANQLIKIITIAPEVEGAHDVIQAFRQNIIFSIGHSVATFDEANEAVQCGVKHVTHLYNAATPYTHRNPGVFGAAWTNPFLRCELIGDGIHSHPASVDIAFKMKGTSHMYLITDAMRAKGLGPGVYDLGGQNVTVTNGTARLENGALAGSILKMNEGLKNLIEFTQQSLEDLWRVTSYNQAKTLNILHQKGSLREGKHADIVILDDDINVLKTIKMGYVFNNVNDKNA; encoded by the coding sequence ATGGTAGAGTACATTATTCAAGGCGGCAAGATTTATACTGAAGATGGTGTCATTGAAAACGGTTATATAAAAGTTAAAGATCACCTTATTGTGTCAATTGGTCATGAGCCATACGAAGGTAATCTTGAAGTTATTAATGTTTCAGGAAGTCATATTTTGCCTGGTTTTATTGATGTTCACATTCACGGTGGATATGGCCAAGATGCAATGGATGCGAATGAAGAAGGGTTAAAACACTTATCTAAAAATTTATTGACGGAAGGGACAACAAGTTATCTTGCAACAACGATGACGCAATCCAATGATGCTATTATTGATGCTTTACATACGATTGCACACTATCAACAACATCAAACTGCACAAGAAGCAGAAATCCTAGGTGTACATTTGGAAGGACCTTTTATTTCAGAAAATAAGGTAGGAGCGCAAAACCCTAAATATGTCCAACGTCCTACGATTGCTCAAATTGAATCTTTTCAAGAAGCGGCGAATCAATTAATTAAAATTATTACAATTGCTCCTGAAGTAGAAGGTGCGCATGACGTTATTCAAGCTTTTCGTCAAAATATTATTTTTTCTATAGGACACTCGGTAGCGACCTTTGATGAAGCAAATGAAGCAGTTCAATGTGGTGTTAAACATGTGACACATTTGTACAATGCTGCTACGCCTTATACGCATCGAAATCCAGGTGTGTTTGGAGCAGCATGGACAAACCCATTTTTACGTTGTGAACTCATAGGAGATGGCATACACTCTCATCCAGCTTCTGTTGATATTGCATTTAAAATGAAAGGCACATCGCATATGTATTTAATCACTGATGCAATGCGTGCTAAAGGATTAGGGCCTGGGGTATACGATTTAGGCGGACAAAATGTGACTGTTACCAATGGAACTGCACGACTTGAAAATGGGGCACTTGCAGGTAGTATATTAAAAATGAATGAAGGCTTAAAAAATTTAATTGAATTCACCCAACAGTCCTTAGAAGATTTATGGCGTGTAACAAGTTATAATCAAGCTAAGACATTAAATATACTTCATCAAAAAGGAAGTTTACGTGAAGGTAAACACGCGGATATCGTTATTTTAGATGACGATATAAATGTTTTAAAAACAATCAAGATGGGGTATGTATTTAATAATGTTAATGACAAGAATGCATAA
- a CDS encoding FUSC family protein translates to MKLGARILKTGIAIILAVSIASLLPSSAGMKTVAGIAAVVAMQPSVYRTFKTIVDQFQGNIIGALLAVTMVTIFGNNIVIMGATVILLIAILFKLNIAHVATLATVTALIIMGQHDGSFYMSAFYRFVLVMIGVLSSFIVNLTFLPPKFETKIYYNSLNITTDIFKWFNLVLNDATEFNYVKQDLEQLRQRVVKLEQLFEIYKEERSLIPKHARAQTRKKILFKELVLSTRDAYDVLRRMNRYQNDLLNLSESLFLQIKLEVDELSQFHEQILISITKKAKFENPEFQSHVTNPLKKDLLTAYQEAFQSNTSSEQKDFNTNVIHVIAALEEYRYNLEHLNRLRSSYFKYHSNDPDIDIIKEDFDL, encoded by the coding sequence TTGAAATTAGGTGCAAGAATATTAAAAACCGGAATTGCCATCATTCTTGCAGTCTCAATTGCATCATTACTCCCTTCGTCAGCAGGAATGAAAACCGTAGCCGGTATTGCTGCAGTTGTAGCTATGCAACCTAGTGTTTATCGAACGTTTAAAACGATTGTTGATCAATTTCAAGGGAACATCATTGGTGCATTGTTAGCAGTCACGATGGTCACTATTTTTGGTAATAATATTGTTATTATGGGTGCAACAGTAATTTTACTTATTGCGATTTTATTTAAATTAAACATTGCACATGTAGCCACTTTAGCTACTGTTACAGCATTAATCATTATGGGTCAACACGACGGTTCATTTTACATGTCAGCGTTTTATCGATTTGTACTTGTGATGATTGGCGTATTAAGTTCATTTATTGTAAACTTAACCTTTTTACCCCCAAAATTCGAGACTAAAATATACTACAATTCACTCAATATCACCACAGATATCTTTAAATGGTTTAATTTGGTTCTAAATGATGCGACAGAATTCAACTATGTAAAACAAGACTTGGAACAGTTGCGCCAACGTGTTGTTAAATTAGAACAACTATTTGAAATTTATAAAGAAGAACGCTCTTTAATACCTAAACATGCGCGTGCACAAACACGTAAAAAGATACTATTCAAAGAATTAGTACTTTCCACTCGAGATGCATATGATGTTTTGCGCCGAATGAATCGCTATCAAAATGACTTGTTGAATTTGAGCGAGTCTTTGTTTTTACAAATTAAACTTGAAGTGGATGAATTGAGTCAGTTTCACGAGCAGATTTTAATTAGTATTACAAAAAAAGCTAAATTCGAAAATCCCGAATTCCAAAGTCACGTTACAAATCCTTTAAAAAAAGATTTGCTTACTGCCTACCAAGAAGCGTTTCAATCTAACACTTCTTCCGAACAAAAAGATTTTAATACAAATGTTATTCATGTTATTGCAGCTTTAGAGGAATACCGTTATAACCTTGAGCATTTAAATCGTTTAAGAAGTAGTTATTTTAAATATCATAGCAATGACCCTGACATTGATATTATTAAAGAAGATTTTGATTTATAA
- a CDS encoding phosphoglycerate dehydrogenase, with protein sequence MRVVSLMRLGEEEERLKTQFPDVNFEFYKHPSFLPEESKAKMDVLLSYHADVNEAFLEGAQNLKWIMWYATGVNALPLKQLKSKDILLTNAKGVHAQQLTEFMFAFILDDYKALKEAYEEQKNKTYNHKRMTPTLKNQTILFLGTGVIPQKAANIAQQFGMRTIGLNTSGHEANGFDETYAIHEKMGCYKKADIIVNVLPETEKTKYLLTARDFEEMQPHTLFINLGRGSIVKEDVLVHALKKDLIRKAYLDVFEEEPLPSHSELYDLNNVILTSHITGNSDNNKKQATNIFMRNLTHFLNKGELIENIVDLNKGY encoded by the coding sequence GTGCGTGTAGTTAGCTTAATGCGTTTAGGTGAGGAAGAGGAGCGATTGAAAACACAATTTCCTGATGTAAACTTTGAATTCTATAAACATCCATCTTTTTTGCCAGAAGAGTCCAAAGCGAAAATGGATGTGCTGTTATCGTATCATGCAGATGTTAACGAAGCATTTTTAGAAGGTGCGCAAAACTTGAAATGGATTATGTGGTATGCGACGGGAGTAAATGCGCTACCATTGAAGCAACTGAAATCAAAGGATATTTTACTCACGAATGCAAAAGGTGTGCATGCCCAACAGTTAACGGAATTTATGTTTGCATTTATATTAGATGATTATAAAGCATTAAAAGAAGCGTATGAAGAGCAGAAAAATAAAACTTATAACCATAAACGAATGACACCAACGCTTAAAAATCAAACGATTTTGTTTTTAGGGACAGGTGTAATCCCACAAAAAGCAGCTAATATTGCGCAACAATTTGGCATGAGAACCATTGGTTTAAATACATCTGGCCATGAAGCGAATGGTTTTGATGAAACCTATGCGATTCATGAAAAAATGGGTTGTTACAAAAAAGCTGATATTATCGTAAATGTTTTACCAGAAACAGAAAAAACGAAATATTTGCTTACTGCCAGAGATTTTGAGGAGATGCAACCCCATACGTTATTTATCAATTTAGGTCGTGGCAGCATTGTTAAAGAAGATGTACTTGTTCATGCGTTGAAAAAGGATTTGATCCGAAAAGCCTATTTAGATGTATTTGAAGAAGAACCACTGCCATCACATTCGGAATTATATGATTTAAATAACGTAATTTTGACAAGTCATATTACAGGAAATAGTGATAATAATAAAAAACAAGCAACGAATATATTTATGCGTAATCTCACTCATTTTCTCAATAAAGGAGAGCTAATTGAGAATATAGTGGATTTAAATAAAGGATATTAA
- the queG gene encoding tRNA epoxyqueuosine(34) reductase QueG, whose product MDYVKLKQEIIDYAHQIGIDDIGFTTADPFDELKNKLIEYHEKGYASGFEESDISLRVDPKLSMSSAQSIIAIAVGYPNKLKGAPKSVRGERRGMFARASWGQDYHSIMRRRLNDLALFIQSKVPEAEMMSMVDTGVLSDRAVAERAGLGFTGRNGFVINPELGTWTYLGEMLINLPFPPDEQILDSCGTCTICVDRCPTGALVGDGQLNSQKCISFLTQTKGYLKDEYRYKIGNRLYGCDTCQQVCPKNRGINTEQEDIILEPEILKPKLVPLLQMSNKEFKQTYGHLAGAWRGKKPIQRNAIIALAHFNETSAIPELKEVAKNDPRPMIRGTAYWAIGQILGDAAKDFIMSQYDNELEEVQLEMKKGLEMRRL is encoded by the coding sequence ATGGATTATGTTAAGTTAAAACAAGAAATTATAGACTATGCACATCAAATTGGCATTGATGATATTGGATTTACCACGGCTGATCCATTTGATGAACTGAAAAACAAGTTGATTGAATACCATGAGAAAGGGTATGCGTCTGGTTTTGAAGAATCCGACATTTCATTAAGAGTGGATCCTAAGTTGTCCATGTCCTCAGCGCAATCTATTATAGCGATTGCAGTGGGTTATCCCAATAAGCTTAAAGGTGCACCGAAAAGTGTTCGGGGTGAGCGAAGAGGGATGTTTGCGCGTGCTTCATGGGGTCAAGACTATCATTCCATAATGCGTCGAAGGTTAAATGATTTAGCTCTATTTATTCAATCGAAAGTCCCTGAAGCAGAAATGATGTCTATGGTGGATACTGGCGTTTTGTCAGATCGTGCTGTAGCTGAACGTGCTGGTTTAGGGTTTACGGGTCGAAATGGTTTTGTCATTAATCCTGAGCTCGGCACATGGACGTATCTTGGCGAAATGTTAATCAACTTACCTTTCCCTCCTGATGAGCAAATTTTGGATAGTTGTGGTACATGTACCATTTGTGTTGATCGTTGTCCAACTGGTGCATTGGTTGGTGACGGTCAATTGAATAGTCAAAAATGTATTAGCTTTTTAACCCAAACAAAAGGTTATTTAAAAGATGAATATCGATATAAGATAGGCAATCGTCTCTATGGATGTGATACGTGTCAGCAAGTATGTCCAAAAAATAGAGGGATTAATACAGAACAAGAAGATATTATTCTTGAGCCAGAAATATTGAAACCTAAATTAGTTCCACTTTTACAAATGTCTAATAAAGAATTTAAACAGACGTATGGACACTTAGCTGGAGCATGGCGTGGAAAAAAACCAATTCAACGTAATGCAATCATAGCTTTAGCACATTTCAATGAAACGTCTGCTATACCAGAATTAAAAGAAGTTGCCAAAAATGATCCCCGCCCTATGATAAGAGGGACAGCTTATTGGGCGATTGGTCAAATATTGGGGGATGCGGCTAAAGACTTTATTATGTCGCAGTACGATAATGAATTAGAGGAAGTTCAATTAGAAATGAAAAAAGGTTTAGAAATGAGGAGACTATAA
- the trmL gene encoding tRNA (uridine(34)/cytosine(34)/5-carboxymethylaminomethyluridine(34)-2'-O)-methyltransferase TrmL translates to MTIHVVLYQPEIPANTGNIARTCAATDTHLHLIRPLGFSTDDKMLRRAGLDYWQFVNITYHDSIEAFFESTEGEYYLLTKFGSKNHTSLDFSDTQTNHYFIFGKETTGLPDWVKETYQNTAMRIPMNDNVRALNLSNTAAILIYEALRQQGYPNLQ, encoded by the coding sequence ATGACAATTCATGTTGTATTATATCAACCTGAAATACCTGCAAATACAGGAAATATTGCACGTACGTGTGCAGCTACAGATACCCACTTACATTTAATTCGCCCGTTAGGTTTTAGTACGGATGATAAAATGTTGCGCCGTGCTGGGTTAGATTATTGGCAATTTGTAAACATTACATATCACGATAGTATAGAAGCTTTTTTCGAATCCACTGAAGGAGAATATTACTTATTAACAAAATTTGGTTCGAAAAACCACACGTCTTTAGATTTTTCTGACACACAAACAAATCATTACTTTATATTTGGTAAAGAAACGACTGGTTTACCAGACTGGGTTAAAGAAACGTATCAAAACACTGCAATGCGTATTCCTATGAATGATAATGTGAGAGCACTAAACTTATCAAATACAGCTGCAATTTTAATTTATGAAGCTTTAAGACAACAAGGATATCCTAATTTACAATAA
- the bcp gene encoding thioredoxin-dependent thiol peroxidase — protein sequence MITKGEQFPEFELENQKGEKITKASLKGKKVILYFYPRDNTPTCTTEACDFRDNLSYFNDLNVKVLGISGDSKRKHQNFIEKHQLTFDLLVDEDFELSKAAGVYQLKKTFGKETMGIVRTTFVIDEKGDVIDVIEKVKVKEQMAKLKSILEG from the coding sequence ATGATAACAAAAGGTGAACAATTTCCAGAGTTTGAACTTGAAAATCAAAAAGGAGAAAAAATTACAAAAGCTTCATTAAAAGGTAAAAAAGTAATACTTTACTTTTATCCACGTGACAATACACCTACATGCACAACGGAAGCGTGCGATTTCAGAGACAATTTAAGTTATTTTAACGATTTAAATGTTAAAGTTTTAGGTATAAGTGGCGATTCTAAACGTAAACACCAAAATTTCATTGAGAAACATCAATTGACCTTTGATTTGTTGGTGGATGAGGATTTTGAATTATCAAAAGCAGCGGGCGTGTATCAATTGAAGAAAACATTTGGCAAAGAAACGATGGGTATCGTACGTACGACCTTTGTCATTGATGAAAAAGGCGATGTGATTGATGTGATTGAAAAAGTAAAGGTCAAAGAACAAATGGCCAAGTTGAAATCTATTCTTGAGGGGTGA
- a CDS encoding glutamate-1-semialdehyde 2,1-aminomutase, producing the protein MKFTNSEALQHESNEYILGGVNSPSRSYKAVGGGAPVVMKKGEGAYLYDVDGNQYIDYLQAYGPIITGHAHPHITKAIQEQAALGVLYGTPTELEITFARKLRSAIPSLEKIRFVNSGTEAVMTTIRVARAYTKRNKIIKFAGCYHGHSDLVLVAAGSGPSQLGSPDSAGVPKSVAQEVITVPFNDINAFKEAMAHWGDQVAAVLVEPIVGNFGMVEPQPGFLQNVNDITHEYGGLVIYDEVITAFRFHYGGAQDLLGVFPDLTAFGKIIGGGLPIGGYGGRQDIMEQVAPLGPAYQAGTMAGNPLSMRAGIALLEVLEQDGVYEKLDQLGKRLEDGLQAAIDKYAIKATINRIRGALTVYFTDEKVTHYDQADQSDGAQFAQFFKAMLYQGINLAPSKYEAWFLTTEHTEADIDKTIEAAHKAFQQLSRKSQ; encoded by the coding sequence ATGAAGTTTACAAATAGTGAAGCTTTGCAACATGAATCAAACGAATATATTTTAGGCGGTGTCAATTCCCCTTCCCGCTCTTATAAAGCAGTCGGAGGTGGCGCCCCTGTGGTTATGAAAAAAGGTGAAGGTGCTTATTTATATGACGTAGATGGCAATCAATATATCGACTACCTACAAGCATATGGTCCTATCATCACCGGTCATGCCCATCCTCATATTACAAAAGCCATTCAAGAGCAAGCAGCTCTCGGTGTACTTTATGGAACACCTACGGAATTAGAAATTACTTTCGCTCGTAAATTGCGTAGTGCTATTCCGTCTCTGGAAAAAATTCGTTTTGTTAACTCTGGAACTGAAGCAGTTATGACCACGATACGTGTGGCACGTGCGTATACAAAACGTAACAAAATCATTAAATTTGCAGGTTGCTATCATGGGCATTCCGATTTGGTATTAGTGGCCGCAGGGAGTGGACCTTCTCAACTCGGCTCTCCCGATTCTGCAGGTGTTCCTAAAAGTGTTGCACAAGAAGTTATTACGGTACCTTTCAATGACATCAACGCATTTAAAGAAGCAATGGCTCATTGGGGCGACCAAGTAGCAGCTGTACTTGTAGAACCAATTGTCGGAAATTTCGGTATGGTAGAACCTCAACCCGGATTTTTACAAAATGTGAATGATATTACGCACGAATATGGCGGTCTAGTCATTTATGATGAAGTTATCACAGCGTTTCGTTTTCATTATGGCGGTGCGCAAGATTTATTAGGTGTTTTTCCAGATCTTACAGCTTTCGGAAAAATCATAGGTGGCGGCCTGCCTATTGGTGGTTACGGTGGCAGACAAGACATAATGGAGCAAGTTGCGCCGTTAGGACCAGCCTATCAAGCAGGTACTATGGCAGGTAATCCATTATCTATGCGTGCAGGAATTGCATTGCTTGAGGTATTAGAGCAAGATGGCGTTTATGAAAAATTGGATCAACTCGGTAAACGTTTAGAAGATGGTCTGCAGGCGGCTATCGATAAATACGCCATCAAAGCGACTATAAACCGTATCCGTGGTGCATTAACAGTCTATTTCACCGATGAAAAAGTAACGCATTATGATCAAGCCGATCAATCAGATGGCGCACAGTTTGCACAATTCTTTAAAGCGATGTTATATCAAGGCATTAATCTTGCCCCTTCTAAATATGAAGCTTGGTTTTTAACGACTGAACACACTGAAGCCGATATTGATAAAACAATTGAAGCAGCTCATAAAGCTTTTCAGCAATTGTCTCGCAAATCACAATAA
- a CDS encoding PTS transporter subunit IIC — MPKSNQEKKQFFTNILNAVGAGVVIALLPNALLGEFLKFFKEGQPTLELMYQLVLIIQSFMAFIIGALAAHAFKFSGPGVVITGISAMLGSGAIQYKNGQIFLQGIGDIINIILVVILACFLFLILKDKFGSLEMIILPVLIPVLSGVVGLTVLPHVRKVTQAIGAMVQSFTDLNPLMMCILISMTFALLMVTPISVVAIATAISLDGLGSGAGNMGIVAACVTFIFGSLGVNKLGVNIVLFIGAAKMMIPVYLKHPIIMVPLAINGAITGTLTYLIGIKGTPMSAGFGYTGLVGPLNAFSRMTGDPVMNILLLTFGYLIVPFTLGFLVHQVCKKWIPGYSDDIYRFEIPKQ, encoded by the coding sequence TTGCCAAAATCAAATCAAGAAAAAAAGCAATTTTTTACGAATATTCTTAATGCTGTTGGTGCGGGTGTCGTCATTGCATTGCTGCCTAATGCCTTACTAGGGGAATTTTTGAAGTTTTTTAAAGAAGGTCAACCTACATTAGAACTGATGTATCAACTTGTATTAATAATACAATCATTTATGGCTTTTATTATTGGCGCACTGGCTGCTCATGCGTTTAAATTTTCGGGTCCTGGTGTTGTGATAACTGGCATATCCGCGATGTTAGGATCAGGTGCAATTCAATATAAAAATGGCCAAATTTTTCTTCAAGGTATTGGTGATATCATTAATATTATTTTAGTAGTGATATTAGCTTGTTTTTTATTTTTAATTTTAAAAGATAAATTTGGTTCACTTGAGATGATAATTTTACCTGTTTTAATTCCTGTACTTAGTGGTGTTGTAGGATTAACAGTTTTACCACATGTGCGTAAAGTCACTCAAGCTATAGGTGCTATGGTTCAATCATTTACTGATTTAAATCCTTTAATGATGTGTATTCTTATTTCTATGACATTTGCATTGCTCATGGTTACACCAATTTCAGTTGTAGCCATTGCCACTGCAATTTCATTAGATGGTCTTGGCAGTGGTGCTGGTAATATGGGGATTGTTGCTGCATGTGTAACATTCATATTTGGCTCATTAGGTGTTAATAAATTAGGTGTTAATATCGTACTGTTTATTGGTGCTGCTAAAATGATGATTCCAGTTTATTTAAAGCATCCCATAATTATGGTTCCTTTAGCTATTAATGGTGCAATCACTGGGACACTCACATATTTAATAGGTATTAAAGGAACACCTATGTCTGCAGGATTTGGCTATACTGGTTTAGTCGGTCCGCTTAATGCGTTCTCACGTATGACAGGTGATCCAGTAATGAATATTTTATTATTAACTTTTGGTTATTTAATTGTTCCTTTTACCTTAGGATTTCTCGTACATCAAGTGTGTAAAAAATGGATACCAGGTTATTCTGATGATATTTATCGTTTTGAAATACCAAAACAATAA
- the perR gene encoding peroxide-responsive transcriptional repressor PerR: protein MAAEMETYEHQLNDSLATLREAGVRITPQRQAILNFLIHSKTHPTADEIYQSLSPDFPNISVATIYNNLKVFKKTGIVKELTYGDASSRFDFDTQNHYHVICEKCGKIVDFHYPSLSEIEKLAQHVTDFNITHHRMEIYGICQECKESQDNDE from the coding sequence ATGGCTGCAGAAATGGAAACTTATGAACATCAGTTAAATGACTCTCTTGCGACGTTGCGTGAAGCGGGTGTCCGCATTACACCTCAACGCCAAGCAATCTTAAATTTTCTGATACATTCAAAAACACATCCAACTGCTGATGAAATATATCAATCATTATCACCTGATTTTCCTAATATTAGTGTTGCAACCATATATAATAATCTTAAAGTTTTTAAAAAGACTGGTATTGTTAAAGAGTTAACCTATGGCGATGCATCGAGTCGCTTTGATTTCGATACACAAAACCACTATCACGTTATTTGTGAAAAATGCGGCAAAATAGTAGATTTCCATTATCCTTCTTTAAGTGAAATCGAAAAACTTGCACAACACGTAACGGATTTTAATATTACACACCATCGAATGGAAATATATGGTATTTGTCAAGAATGCAAAGAAAGTCAAGATAATGATGAATAG